The Ochotona princeps isolate mOchPri1 chromosome 22, mOchPri1.hap1, whole genome shotgun sequence nucleotide sequence TTCCTCCCAGGAAATCAGAGTGCAGTTCATGCTAAGCGTTCACAGGCAACCCCGCCTCCCCTcctggcacaagcagggagctggatgggaagtggagcagctgggacatgaactggcatacatatgggatcctggctcatgcagggtgaggattcagctattgagccatcacacctggcCCTACAGAAGCATCTAATTAGGTGTCAAAAATATCACAcacaaatgtttttaatatttatgttggCACAAAACTATTTGAATTCCAGGAATATTTATTTCCCATTATGCACTTTCtcaagaaattttgaaaactcTTACAGGGAATGAGGGATCAGGAGAGGGATAAGTAAAGAAAAGGGCCTTTGTTTTCCTGAAAGGTGGTAAAACGTTTATAAAACTTCAAATTCTGATGAGTTATCTGTGTTAAGACGTGGAGGGACCACTCAGAAACGACGGGTGGTACAAAATAGTGGGAAAATAtggccaatttaaaaaaaaaaaaaactatttcaaagAAGGAACAAGATAAATGGAGAACATAAGAGACTTAAATCCAGCTCTGTTGGACATCATACTCAACATGTACAGTCAAATCAACACAACACAGAAGGTCACAATCAGTCTGGAACAGCAGCTTTCCCCACGCCACCTACCCTGCCGAAgagtggacaggaagtgacctcTCCGTGATGATGAAAGCTGCCCATTGTGACCGCTGCTGACATCACAGCATCTCTCGCACTCTCAGGGAAGGGGTTAGGTGTATCTCCTTCACCTCCCTGTGCAGCTGAGGCGATCTTTGGCTCTTTAAGCTGCTTGATGTAGCTCGTCTGTCTCAAGTGCTGTTGGCTAGCTGTGGTCTTCGCGTAGCTACTGCTGACGGCCTCCGGCCCCTCTTCTGATCCACCACCGGTGGTTCCAAGAACAAGGGGCTTGGCCTAGAGATTTCCAAGGGCCAACACTAGGCAGAGGACAACCACCTGGTATACCAAAGGACTTTTCCAGGAGATTCCGGGCAGTGCAAGACCCTGCTCTAAGAACAATCCCTCATGGAGCCAGAAGTCTTAGAAATCTGCCCTTACAATCCACACCACCGGATTCCACTCAGCAGATTCCAGTACCATCTGGCATCCTGTAGGAGAAAGAATCCCAAGAAAGCCAAAAAGATGGCCAGCTGCAAATATAACGCCTGCCACGTGGTTCCCATTAAGAAGCTGGGAGAGCACGAGGCTTCCTGCGTCAACAGAAGCTCCATGGAGGAAGAGAACAACTTGAGCCCTCTGCAAGTCAACCTCCCAGGCGCAGAGCCAGACAAGGATCCGCTGCAGCTCTCCCCCTGGCTTTCCAGTTCTGACATCTGGAACGTCGAAGGTGCCGACTGCCACCCGATGTTCATCCTGAAGACTTTTGTCCCACAAAAGCTGGTTTGTCAAAGTGATGTGAGAGAGTCGGCAACAGAGGAGACCAATGCCCAGAAGATCCTCAGACCAGGACAGTAAAAATGCCAGCCACAGGAAGGACCACAAGTGCATCCATCATACGCGTGCAACATGCAACTCATTGGAATAAAAGGTGTGCAAAGTACGCCCCAGCCGGGTAGCTTGTCTTTCTTTACCTAGTGTACGGGTAGACATCCCAAAGGCTCTAAAATGCTCCCCTGGccaaagtgtgtatgtgtgtggggggtggggagtgggcacTGGGATTACATCAGGAAGGATGGAAGGCGATCTCTGCAGTCAACCGATGGAAATCTATAAAATCACACACGTACACTGTGTTGGACTGGGTGAGATTCCACTCCTAGAGTTTTGATCCTAGGATTTTTGAAGCAGGAACTTCAAACAGTTcctagaaaatgtatattattaggAAGAAGCttaacagtatttaaaaaaaaacttctgcctcaaaatgatctttaaattccatttccccacATAACTCACGCAGAACGCGAGGCAGGTGCAGGATAATGCATTGTAGCAGTACTAGCAGATCAGAAGGGCCCACTTCTGTGCACTACCTACCGCATGGCCACACTATGAAAACAGGACATGGCTCAAAGACCCAGCAGGGAAGCGCTTTCTGCACTGACAAGGAGATTAGGACCTACCGAGGAGCTTGGCAACCATCTTGGATCAAGGGCCAGAGAGTGAGTCTCTGCCCTCCACGCAGTGTAGGTGGCCACCTCTGGGCTCTGGCATTGCCCTGGGTGATAGGAGAGCCAATGAAGGCAGGTTCCAATGAAAGTGCGGAAACAGGCTGGGTCTGGCTTCCTGGTAAGAGAAAAgcctgagggcccagcggcgtggcctagcggctaatcgccttgaacgcgccaggatcccataagggcgccggttctaatcccagcagctccatttcccatccagctccctgcttgtggcctgggaaagcagtcaaggacggcctcatgcattgggaccctgcacccgtgagggagacccagaagaggtttctggctcctggcttcagatcagcacagcaccggccgttgtgctcacttggggagtgaatcatcggacggaagatcttcctatctctcct carries:
- the GTSF1L gene encoding gametocyte-specific factor 1-like, with product MEPEVLEICPYNPHHRIPLSRFQYHLASCRRKNPKKAKKMASCKYNACHVVPIKKLGEHEASCVNRSSMEEENNLSPLQVNLPGAEPDKDPLQLSPWLSSSDIWNVEGADCHPMFILKTFVPQKLVCQSDVRESATEETNAQKILRPGQ